In a genomic window of Corynebacterium lizhenjunii:
- the coaE gene encoding dephospho-CoA kinase, with amino-acid sequence MNLIGLTGGMGSGKSTVAQLLAQRGWHIVDADQIAREIVEPGQPALAELASAFGADVLNDDGSLNRSLLAQRAFASEEGTAALNAITHPRIAERTEQAFAQARAAGVQWCVYDMPLLVEQGRDKDMDAVIVVDVGVEERLRRLVQHRGVDEADARRRIAAQIPDQQRLAAATHIIDNTGSKQQLEAAVGVVAADIEASAR; translated from the coding sequence ATGAATCTCATCGGATTGACAGGCGGAATGGGAAGCGGAAAATCGACGGTAGCCCAGCTGCTGGCGCAGCGGGGCTGGCACATTGTCGATGCTGACCAGATTGCCCGGGAGATTGTAGAACCGGGCCAACCGGCGCTCGCAGAACTAGCGAGCGCCTTTGGCGCTGATGTCCTCAATGATGACGGTAGCTTGAATCGCTCCCTATTGGCCCAGCGTGCCTTTGCCAGTGAGGAAGGTACCGCAGCACTTAATGCCATTACCCACCCGCGTATCGCTGAACGCACCGAGCAGGCCTTTGCCCAGGCACGCGCTGCGGGAGTGCAGTGGTGCGTCTACGATATGCCACTGCTTGTGGAACAAGGCCGCGATAAGGACATGGACGCGGTGATTGTCGTCGACGTGGGGGTGGAAGAAAGGCTGCGTCGCCTGGTTCAGCACCGGGGGGTGGACGAAGCCGATGCGCGCAGGCGCATTGCTGCCCAGATTCCGGACCAGCAACGCCTAGCTGCGGCCACGCACATCATCGACAACACGGGCTCAAAGCAACAGCTGGAGGCTGCAGTAGGGGTGGTGGCTGCGGATATAGAGGCATCGGCAAGGTAG
- a CDS encoding glucose PTS transporter subunit IIA — translation MASVHDTAQHIVKNIGGADNITSLTHCATRLRFQLADSSLVDKAALESDPAVLGTVPQGANGYQVVMGGGVAEFYNAINKLPGVEPGAAARGPKVNADGSKEYGGVRGKFGWVDYSFEFLSDTFRPVLWALLGASLIITMLVLADTIGLQEFRAPMEEQPAGYQLMHAMWRSVFYFLPIMIGATAAKKLGANEWVGAAIPAALLTPEFIGLSAVAETTTFMGGEASKVEVFGLPLILNDYSSQVFPPLLAAIGLFWVEKGLKKIIPSAVQMVFVPFFSLLIMIPLTAFLLGPFGIGVGNGISNFLSAVNAFSPFILAIIIPLLYPFLVPLGLHWPLNAIMVQNLATLGYDFIQGPMGAWNFACFGLVAGVLVVSVREHNRAMRQVATGGLAAGLLGGISEPSLYGIVLRFKKTYLRLLPGCFAGGVVMGIFDVKANAFVFTSLLTIPAMDPTLGYAIGVAVAFFTSFFLVVLFDYRGKEERAAVRAQLAAESDDAPAPEAQAASAGTAAAESGDAPAPAAQAASTGTATAVLERGVSAPLAGKAVPLSEVPDPIFAAAKLGEGVAIVPTGTTVYAPADGKVLTVQKSGHAVGLALDNGVQLLIHVGLDTVELAGQGFEVLVEKKQRVTAGDALISFDPEFIAAQGYNLITPVVVTNTAKFASVRGHSGEVEVGQPLLEVEARKEGEPSA, via the coding sequence GTGGCGTCTGTACACGATACCGCGCAGCACATCGTCAAAAACATTGGCGGTGCTGACAACATCACTTCCTTAACGCATTGCGCAACGCGCCTGCGTTTCCAACTGGCTGATTCTTCCCTGGTGGATAAGGCCGCCCTGGAGTCCGACCCGGCGGTGCTCGGCACGGTGCCGCAGGGTGCCAACGGCTACCAGGTGGTCATGGGTGGCGGGGTGGCTGAGTTCTACAACGCCATCAACAAGCTGCCGGGCGTGGAACCTGGCGCAGCCGCACGCGGCCCAAAGGTTAACGCCGACGGCTCCAAGGAGTACGGCGGCGTGCGCGGCAAGTTCGGATGGGTGGACTACAGCTTTGAATTTCTCTCCGATACCTTCCGTCCGGTGCTGTGGGCGCTGCTGGGCGCTTCGCTTATCATCACTATGCTGGTGCTGGCGGACACGATTGGTCTGCAGGAATTCCGTGCACCGATGGAGGAACAGCCCGCGGGCTACCAGCTGATGCACGCCATGTGGCGTTCGGTGTTCTACTTCCTGCCCATCATGATTGGCGCCACTGCGGCCAAAAAGCTCGGCGCCAACGAGTGGGTGGGCGCCGCCATCCCTGCGGCACTGCTAACGCCTGAGTTCATCGGGCTCTCTGCCGTTGCGGAGACCACCACCTTCATGGGTGGCGAGGCCTCCAAGGTGGAGGTCTTCGGCCTGCCGCTCATCCTCAATGACTACTCTTCGCAGGTCTTCCCGCCGCTGTTGGCAGCAATTGGCTTGTTCTGGGTAGAAAAGGGCTTGAAGAAGATCATCCCGTCGGCTGTACAGATGGTCTTCGTGCCCTTCTTCTCCTTGCTGATCATGATCCCGCTCACCGCCTTCCTCCTTGGCCCCTTCGGCATTGGTGTGGGCAACGGTATTTCTAACTTCCTGTCTGCGGTTAACGCTTTCTCCCCGTTCATCCTGGCCATCATCATCCCGTTGCTCTACCCGTTCCTGGTGCCGTTGGGCCTGCACTGGCCGCTCAACGCGATTATGGTGCAGAACCTGGCCACGCTAGGCTACGACTTCATCCAGGGACCCATGGGCGCGTGGAACTTTGCCTGCTTCGGCCTGGTAGCCGGCGTGCTGGTGGTTTCTGTGCGTGAGCACAACCGGGCTATGCGCCAGGTGGCTACCGGTGGCTTAGCTGCGGGCCTGCTGGGTGGTATCTCTGAGCCTTCGCTTTACGGCATTGTCTTGCGCTTTAAGAAGACCTACTTGCGTCTGCTTCCGGGCTGTTTCGCGGGCGGCGTGGTCATGGGCATCTTCGATGTCAAGGCTAACGCCTTCGTTTTCACCTCCTTGTTGACCATCCCGGCCATGGACCCGACCCTGGGCTATGCCATTGGCGTCGCCGTGGCTTTCTTCACCTCCTTCTTCCTGGTGGTCCTCTTCGACTACCGTGGCAAGGAGGAGCGCGCCGCCGTGCGTGCTCAGCTGGCGGCTGAGTCTGATGATGCCCCCGCACCGGAAGCCCAGGCCGCTTCCGCAGGCACCGCCGCCGCTGAGTCTGGCGATGCCCCCGCACCTGCAGCCCAGGCTGCTTCCACAGGCACTGCCACTGCCGTGCTGGAGCGCGGGGTGAGCGCGCCTTTGGCCGGTAAGGCCGTCCCACTGTCTGAAGTTCCAGACCCCATTTTTGCCGCCGCCAAGCTCGGCGAGGGCGTGGCCATTGTGCCCACCGGCACCACCGTTTATGCCCCGGCAGATGGCAAGGTGCTCACTGTCCAAAAGTCTGGTCACGCCGTTGGTTTGGCGTTGGACAATGGCGTACAGCTTTTGATCCACGTCGGTCTAGACACCGTGGAGCTGGCCGGTCAGGGCTTTGAGGTGCTGGTAGAAAAGAAGCAGCGCGTGACTGCAGGCGATGCCCTGATTAGCTTCGACCCGGAGTTCATAGCTGCCCAAGGCTATAACCTGATTACCCCGGTGGTGGTCACTAACACCGCCAAGTTCGCGTCCGTGCGCGGGCACAGTGGCGAGGTTGAGGTGGGCCAGCCGCTGTTGGAGGTGGAGGCCCGCAAGGAGGGCGAGCCCTCCGCCTAA